One stretch of Pseudoramibacter sp. DNA includes these proteins:
- the smpB gene encoding SsrA-binding protein SmpB, whose protein sequence is MKAQSSIKIIAKNRKARHDYFIEDTYEAGIVLVGTEVKSLRQGKASLKESFADFKDGELYVYQMHISPYEHGNIYNKDPLRTRKLLLHKRELSRLYGLKQREGYTLVPLTLYFKNGKVKLELALAKGKKLYDKRDSIAKRDADRRMRRQLRR, encoded by the coding sequence ATGAAAGCACAATCATCTATTAAAATCATCGCGAAGAACCGCAAGGCTCGGCATGATTACTTCATTGAAGACACTTACGAAGCGGGGATCGTGCTTGTGGGCACAGAGGTCAAATCTCTGCGCCAAGGTAAAGCAAGTTTAAAAGAAAGTTTTGCTGATTTTAAAGACGGAGAACTTTATGTCTATCAAATGCACATTTCTCCCTACGAACACGGCAACATCTACAACAAAGATCCTCTGCGCACCCGCAAGCTTCTGCTTCATAAAAGAGAACTCAGCCGGCTGTACGGTTTAAAACAGCGTGAAGGCTATACGCTGGTTCCCCTGACCCTTTATTTTAAAAACGGGAAAGTCAAACTGGAACTGGCCCTGGCCAAAGGGAAAAAATTATACGACAAACGGGACAGCATCGCCAAACGGGATGCCGACCGCCGGATGCGCCGCCAGCTTCGCCGCTGA
- a CDS encoding phosphate-starvation-inducible PsiE family protein: protein MNQIKKRATDFFEVALKIVELGIALLLLIFIAINLVSLFGHVHVDASLTDSFKHLQHYLELSLNLIICTEFIRMIYAHTMEAVLEALIFAIARGMIAGHMDGVQTLLYVAAIFVLMVIRKNTS from the coding sequence ATGAATCAGATCAAAAAAAGAGCCACGGATTTTTTTGAAGTGGCGCTGAAAATTGTCGAGCTTGGCATCGCGCTGCTTTTGCTGATTTTTATCGCGATCAATCTGGTCAGCCTGTTCGGCCACGTGCATGTCGATGCGTCCCTGACCGATTCTTTTAAGCACCTCCAGCATTATCTGGAACTCAGCCTGAATCTCATCATCTGCACGGAATTTATCCGCATGATTTACGCCCACACGATGGAGGCGGTGCTGGAAGCGCTGATCTTCGCCATCGCCCGGGGGATGATCGCCGGCCACATGGACGGTGTGCAGACTTTATTGTACGTTGCGGCGATTTTTGTGCTCATGGTGATACGAAAAAATACCTCCTGA